The genomic segment gttttatcgTCGTATGTTACCTAGCTGTAACATACATATACCAACTTGACAAATCCAATATCAAATTTACTTCAAGATCCTTGGCCTAAACAAAACAACAATAAGCCGATCATGAAAACTACATTCTATTCCAATGTCCGATTTGGCACTAAAgagtataaaattcatatctcgctcaatattaactcaaatcaatatccgtCAATTTGAACTGAAAGAAAATCAATTATCTAAGTTTTTCTAGTTGAAACTATCTTCATAATCTCAGTACATTAATCTCAGAATTTGCAAGAACACACTGCCACTCACCAATTCTCGGACAGAAAATCTTCTACTAAGCAGTTTCAGAAAAATAGCCATAACTTGCGCAATTCTTACAAGAATTTAACGATTCAAGTCTCATTTCGAGGACAAGACATTAGCTCTACAATTTCATTTGAACCAAAATTCCAAATTCCAACTGCACAGAGGTCATATTCTCGAATTACAGAAGGTATTCTACACAGCTCAATTGCATAATTTGGTTTTGATGCATTTTGGTAGAAAATTCATATAAAATCCTTTTCTAATTGGAATTCGATGATTCTAGCGGCTCTAGAAAGCTAACAAACAGATCTACAAGTTCTATTTAATCACAAGTCGAGATTCTTAACGCACAATACACAAAAACTCGAAATTCTGAAGCACAAAAACTGAAAACTCACCAAAAACTAATGCACATAAACAGGGCTCACAAAATGGAGCTTTGATCTGCTCGTttccttgctcaaaattcgCGATTATGGCTTGAATCGAAGCTAAGGATGTTAGGAAGATAATCCTTCAAGAATTTTTGAGTTTCAACTTGGGACGGAGGAGATATGGCGATTCCATCGCAGCCGCTACACAAGTGACGAGAATTGTGTTGGCTTCCTTCTTTATTATTTCCCCCTTTTCCTTAATCTTTCTATAAATGGAGGTGTGTGTTGTatgtataaatataataattagtcACCAAAAGtagtaactcaagcccatttatccaggtttgtatttattttgctctcgtgtgttatttaaactctataagtattttatatcgttaaattctccgatattctaaaatacatactTTTAACACACTTTCTAAAATTATttgacataaataattattttaatttacaactcaataattattctaattatgccaaattaccggataattacTTACAGAGCCTTACATTGTATACACTATTTGTACACAAAACATATgtgcaaaaataaaaatgaataaaaatgtataattatATATTGTATACACTATTTGTACACAAAACATAtgtgcaaaaatacaaattaagGGATTAGATGACTATATTTTTTTGTCAGTTTTGTGGATTACTCTCATTTaacttttttgaaaaatactctCATTTTTAACTTCATCCCATATTTTAAAGGAGTaaagattaataattatttttaaagttatTTAACATAAcctataatttataattttattttatttctttctaatatatttatttttaataaattttcaatttagtttgggttataaaaaataaaatttttgaataaatataaatttatattttatccaTTATTTTACACACAAAGTGTATCAAATTACTAGTattataattttcataaaaaaactagtattatattatttatatattattagatCACTTGTATAAAAAATAGTTCTAAAAAGTGAATACATGAGAATAATATTGTAAtcttaaagtatatatatgacACGATTGCAAAGTAGTTGCAGTGCTAGCTATAtaaatgacatagcatcactgcgTATTTCCTCGCAAATAAGAAAGAAACTAACACAAAGCATTCTTCACAGCAGAAGAaaatatgcaactcaaatcttgccTTCTTCTCTATGTGCTCCTCTTGATATTGGTGGCTTCATTTCATTACCAAGCCTTGGCCATTTCGCCTAGTGCCATAGTTGGCAACTGGCGGCCGATTCCGAACGTTAACGTGGTAGAAGTGTTGGAGATCGCTAGATTTGCGGTGTCGGAGTACAACAAGAAGGATAACGTGCAGTTGGAGTTAGTAAAGGTGGTGAAGGGTGAAACCCAATTAGTCGAAGGTACGAATTACAGAGTGGTCATCATCGCGAATGATGCGGCTGGTGGCAATGCTCCGGGAAATTACGAGGCTGTGGTATGGGACATGCCTTCGAAGCATTTCAGGGAACTAAGCTCTTTTGTGAAAGTTTAAGGGtgatattatatatgtaatGCTAGCTAGTATCCTGAATAAGAATGtctttatatttaatataaacaatATTTTCGGACATAATTTTAGATCTCTGTCAtagaatttttggatgttatATTATTGCAGTTTTTAGAAATACTAAATAAgatctttaaaaaataattttaagtgaTCCAACTAT from the Primulina tabacum isolate GXHZ01 chromosome 8, ASM2559414v2, whole genome shotgun sequence genome contains:
- the LOC142554799 gene encoding cysteine proteinase inhibitor 1-like, whose amino-acid sequence is MQLKSCLLLYVLLLILVASFHYQALAISPSAIVGNWRPIPNVNVVEVLEIARFAVSEYNKKDNVQLELVKVVKGETQLVEGTNYRVVIIANDAAGGNAPGNYEAVVWDMPSKHFRELSSFVKV